In a genomic window of Aggregatimonas sangjinii:
- the msrA gene encoding peptide-methionine (S)-S-oxide reductase MsrA, with protein MEIATVGGGCFWCTEAVFQEVKGVKKVVSGYTGGTAPGRPTYREVCSGRTGHAEVVQITYDEREISYQDILIIFMTTHDPTTLNRQGADAGTQYRSVIYYHNEQQQEIAKAILTEMAAYFTNPIVTELTEIGTFYAAEQSHQNYYRNNSSQGYCTAVINPKLAKLRKMHADKLT; from the coding sequence CGTTTTTCAGGAGGTCAAGGGAGTCAAGAAAGTAGTATCGGGCTATACCGGCGGTACTGCTCCCGGCAGACCCACCTATCGCGAAGTATGCTCGGGGCGCACGGGCCATGCCGAAGTGGTTCAAATCACCTACGATGAGCGCGAAATCTCCTATCAGGATATTCTTATCATCTTTATGACTACCCACGACCCTACTACGCTTAATCGGCAAGGTGCCGACGCCGGTACGCAATACCGATCGGTCATCTATTACCACAATGAGCAACAGCAAGAAATCGCAAAAGCGATACTTACGGAAATGGCGGCGTATTTTACTAATCCCATCGTGACCGAGCTTACCGAAATAGGTACGTTTTATGCAGCGGAACAGTCCCACCAAAATTACTATCGAAACAATAGTTCCCAAGGCTATTGTACGGCCGTTATCAATCCCAAACTGGCTAAACTACGGAAAATGCATGCCGATAAACTAACGTAA